A region of Trypanosoma brucei brucei TREU927 chromosome 1, complete sequence DNA encodes the following proteins:
- a CDS encoding hypothetical protein, unlikely (unlikely gene predicted by glimmer) — translation MHSSFFLFPLGVFVIYLPPSLTALLPIFGLTTVKT, via the coding sequence ATGCActcctcattttttctttttcctcttggtGTTTTCGTTATTTATCTCCCTCCATCGCTTACTGCGCTGTTGCCCATCTTTGGGCTTACGACAGTCAAGACGTAG
- a CDS encoding hypothetical protein, unlikely (unlikely gene predicted by glimmer), whose amino-acid sequence MVSVCVENLLMCSSPVHGVYIYIYIYLLMHLYLHMLPPILLFFSFWLHGKLVHCCLKLSE is encoded by the coding sequence ATGGTCAGCGTATGTGTGGAAAACCTGTTGATGTGTTCAAGTCCCGTACATggtgtttatatatatatatatatatatttactaatgcatttatatttacatatgtTGCCACccattttgcttttcttttctttttggttgcACGGGAAATTAGTGCACTGCTGCTTAAAGTTAAGTGAATAA
- a CDS encoding hypothetical protein, conserved (GPI-Anchor Signal predicted for Tb927.1.4220 by DGPI v2.04 with cleavage site probability 0.72 near 401), translated as MEWSRLTLLNRICHFLLLFFSSPHCLLSAMRAVKRNRQPSLQQPDGKTSAVAAPGRSEPPSSCSSDVGSPRRKLELDDEGSQSLLSNPSQPVASGGAVRYDVSDRTTPLPAGAHSSHMIVLPRSLLNYPLESVGGIPVGNGGLGGEHTNSINEVSNDGGMESLRSSGTLFPAASVGVSPGAGMQLCGPTFREVAVASVRKGCDFVRLPHPRHGEPALFLCPPATGEGENSDCSTHGAVLYEVQAQSPAEGFGQTWLVGELVEPNENLLIVTPFDCTFLALRQVSAHTMKDKFLPAEDLITGPVRSGACDSTWPGWGVALAQCPALAPAVQAMQSHTVLSRICDVKSVGDDSYYRFSTEKMGIWLKNKVKRAMASPGLRSLLELDKSGAENSDGGATEVPISVAFGVVAEYIPQDLCSTAAELCGTAET; from the coding sequence ATGGAGTGGAGTCGACTAACTTTGTTAAATCGAATAtgtcatttccttttattgtttttttcttctcctcacTGTCTTCTTAGCGCAATGCGAGCCGTCAAGAGGAACCGACAGCCCAGTTTGCAACAACCTGATGGTAAAACCTCTGCTGTTGCGGCACCTGGTAGAAGTGAGCCGCCTTCCAGTTGTTCCTCAGATGTGGGTTCACCGCGGCGAAAGCTGGAACTCGATGATGAAGGCAGTCAAAGCTTACTTTCTAATCCGAGTCAACCGGTAGCTTCCGGTGGTGCTGTGCGATACGACGTGAGCGATCGTACGACTCCGTTGCCTGCCGGTGCCCACTCAAGTCATATGATTGTGTTGCCGCGCAGCCTGTTGAATTATCCCTTAGAGTCAGTGGGTGGAATTCCTGTAGGAAACGGTGGCTTGGGTGGTGAGCATACCAACAGCATTAATGAAGTGAGTAATGATGGTGGTATGGAGTCGTTGCGGTCATCCGGCACACTGTTTCCTGCTGCCTCAGTTGGTGTTTCACCTGGTGCGGGAATGCAATTATGTGGCCCCACTTTTCGGGAAGTCGCTGTTGCCTCGGTGCGGAAGGGATGTGATTTTGTGCGACTTCCGCACCCGCGCCATGGTGAGCCCGCATTGTTTTTATGTCCACCAGCCACTggtgaaggagaaaacagCGATTGCAGTACTCATGGTGCGGTGCTTTATGAAGTCCAGGCGCAATCTCCAGCTGAGGGATTCGGTCAGACGTGGTTGGTGGGAGAATTAGTGGAACCAAATGAGAACTTACTTATCGTAACTCCATTTGATTGTACATTCCTCGCCTTGCGGCAGGTTTCGGCACACACCATGAAAGATAAGTTTTTGCCAGCTGAGGATCTCATAACGGGACCAGTACGAAGCGGCGCGTGTGATTCAACATGGCCCGGTTGGGGCGTGGCACTTGCACAATGTCCTGCACTTGCACCAGCTGTGCAGGCAATGCAATCTCACACCGTACTTTCACGTATTTGTGATGTTAAATCAGTTGGCGACGATAGTTACTATCGTTTTAGTACAGAGAAGATGGGAATCTGGCTGAAGAATAAAGTGAAGCGCGCCATGGCAAGCCCAGGTCTTCGCTCACTGTTAGAGCTCGATAAAAGTGGAGCTGAAAACTCGGATGGTGGCGCAACGGAGGTTCCCATATCTGTCGCTTTCGGCGTAGTTGCCGAATACATTCCGCAAGATCTATGCAGCACCGCAGCGGAATTATGCGGGACTGCAGAAACATAG
- a CDS encoding hypothetical protein, unlikely (GPI-Anchor Signal predicted for Tb927.1.4210 by DGPI v2.04 with cleavage site probability 0.103199996 near 43): protein MRKRNVGIKARPQGAVILSNQRLCLVDATKKGGKHLWAFITVSVLRAALFHIFFFLFSH from the coding sequence ATGCGGAAGCGTAATGTGGGAATAAAAGCGCGGCCGCAAGGGGCGGTGATACTTTCCAACCAACGCTTGTGCCTCGTGGATGCcacaaagaaaggagggaaacatcTGTGGGCGTTCATCACTGTATCGGTTTTACGTGCGGCTTTGTTtcacatctttttctttttattctcgCATTAA
- a CDS encoding hypothetical protein, unlikely (unlikely gene predicted by glimmer), giving the protein MFPSSLAPDFTEARAQLKDKEREGDRVRVWGKHYC; this is encoded by the coding sequence atgtttCCATCCAGTCTCGCCCCCGATTTTACTGAAGCCAGGGCGCAGTTGAAAGATAAAGAGAGGGAAGGAGaccgtgtgcgtgtgtggggaAAACATTATTGCTGA
- a CDS encoding hypothetical protein, unlikely (unlikely gene predicted by glimmer) — MECFRNLAVSAEAAAGLWELPDTFFFSFLFFFFLRYFLFLLVFSFVPLNICIL; from the coding sequence ATGGAGTGTTTTAGAAACTTGGCGGTTTCAGCTGAAGCAGCTGCGGGCTTATGGGAGTTGCCcgatacttttttcttttcttttcttttctttttttttttacgttactttttgtttttgttggtgttttcatttgttcctCTGAACATTTGTATACTTTGA